The Campylobacterota bacterium genome includes a window with the following:
- the pyrC gene encoding dihydroorotase: MKTITLTMPLDMHLHLRDGEMLETVAPLTSYSFSGALVMPNLVPPVTTKEMVLGYKERILHATGADDFEPYMTLFYQNYSRAFLEEVKDDITAIKLYPSGVTTNSEGGVASFDIESMRETLEAMSDLGIVLSVHGETNGFVMDREAEFMSVYEMLASHFPKLKIVMEHITTRDAVEMLDKYDNLYATITVHHLLITLDDVAGGLLRPHLFCKPIAKRPHDRDALLSVALEAHPKVMFGSDSAPHPKHTKESCGCGAGVFTAPIALQLLCEIFDAHGKLDNLQAFVSDNAQRIYGICAEYKEVTLAKREFHVPDIYGSVVPMRAGEILKWSIERVD; encoded by the coding sequence ATGAAAACAATCACCCTCACGATGCCGCTGGACATGCACCTTCACCTCCGCGACGGCGAGATGCTCGAAACCGTCGCCCCCCTGACGTCGTACAGTTTCAGCGGGGCGCTCGTAATGCCCAACCTCGTCCCCCCTGTAACGACCAAAGAGATGGTGCTGGGGTACAAAGAGCGGATTTTGCATGCGACGGGGGCGGATGATTTCGAACCCTATATGACGTTGTTTTACCAAAACTACAGCCGTGCTTTCCTCGAAGAGGTCAAAGACGACATCACTGCGATCAAACTCTACCCCAGCGGGGTGACGACGAACTCCGAAGGGGGCGTCGCCTCCTTCGACATCGAGTCGATGCGCGAGACGCTCGAAGCGATGAGCGATCTTGGGATCGTCCTCTCGGTACACGGCGAGACAAACGGTTTCGTCATGGACCGCGAAGCGGAATTTATGAGCGTCTACGAGATGCTGGCCTCCCATTTTCCGAAACTCAAGATCGTGATGGAACACATCACGACCCGCGATGCGGTGGAGATGCTGGACAAATACGACAACCTTTATGCGACGATCACGGTGCACCATCTTCTGATCACGCTTGATGACGTTGCGGGGGGATTGTTGCGGCCGCATCTGTTCTGCAAACCGATCGCCAAGCGCCCCCACGACCGTGACGCACTGCTGAGCGTGGCGCTCGAAGCGCACCCCAAGGTGATGTTCGGCTCCGACAGCGCCCCCCATCCCAAACACACGAAAGAATCGTGCGGCTGCGGGGCCGGGGTCTTTACCGCCCCCATCGCGCTGCAGCTGCTGTGCGAGATTTTCGACGCCCACGGCAAGCTCGACAACCTGCAGGCGTTCGTCAGCGACAACGCGCAGCGGATTTACGGCATCTGTGCGGAGTACAAAGAAGTAACCCTCGCAAAACGCGAATTCCACGTCCCCGACATCTACGGCAGCGTCGTACCGATGAGGGCGGGCGAAATTCTCAAATGGTCGATCGAGCGTGTCGACTAA
- a CDS encoding response regulator transcription factor, translating to MSTKILLLEDDLLFGESIADLLEEEGFEVCFCRNGQEALDATYVNHFDLYLLDINVPLIDGLSLLRELRRANDMTPTIYLTSHQETGVLSEAFEIGAEDYLKKPFDTEELIVRVHALLRRSKGNTRRCAGDLCIDERHKCVMLGDKEIPFTLKEYQLMALFIQNVGEIVTKEMIMDALWSPSEMISEGAVRVYINRLKQEIGSERIVNIRGVGYRLVP from the coding sequence GTGTCGACTAAAATCCTCCTCCTCGAAGACGACCTCCTGTTCGGCGAATCGATCGCCGATTTATTGGAGGAAGAAGGATTCGAGGTCTGTTTTTGCCGCAACGGCCAGGAAGCGCTGGACGCAACCTATGTCAACCATTTCGATCTGTACCTGCTTGACATCAACGTTCCGCTGATCGATGGCCTCTCCCTGCTGCGTGAACTCCGGCGCGCCAACGATATGACCCCCACGATTTATCTCACTTCCCATCAGGAGACGGGAGTGCTCTCCGAAGCGTTCGAAATCGGTGCCGAAGATTACCTGAAAAAGCCTTTTGATACGGAGGAACTGATCGTCCGGGTCCATGCCCTTCTGCGCCGGAGCAAGGGGAATACCCGACGGTGTGCGGGGGATTTGTGCATCGACGAGCGGCACAAATGCGTGATGCTCGGTGACAAAGAGATCCCTTTTACCCTCAAAGAATACCAGCTCATGGCGCTGTTCATCCAAAACGTGGGAGAGATTGTCACGAAAGAGATGATTATGGATGCGTTGTGGAGCCCGTCGGAAATGATCAGCGAAGGGGCGGTGCGGGTCTATATCAACCGTCTCAAGCAGGAGATCGGCTCGGAGCGGATTGTCAACATTCGCGGCGTGGGGTATCGGCTTGTTCCGTAG
- a CDS encoding HAMP domain-containing sensor histidine kinase — translation MSTFAAWGIGLFRSVEIALTSLYVFTTAVLVGGIYYLHQVIGFQQWGVIALGVLLVTVGVGRILAKIALDPLREHFDHLERLSKETLHELNLPVNTITANVEMLRKTNTDEKSLKRLERIETAATMLKERYNELDYLIKKQMERERIEAFDLESAVRERLDFLRPLYPGTAWEVRTVPHNVECDRIGLGKVIDNLVENGIKYSAQSPVISIVMESNTLSICDRGKGMDEITLMRIYDRYYQSDDAMAGYGIGLGLVKRYCDRHGIGLHVASRPGEGTCVKLEFKKGEKQNG, via the coding sequence TTGTCAACATTCGCGGCGTGGGGTATCGGCTTGTTCCGTAGTGTCGAAATCGCCCTCACGTCGCTGTACGTTTTCACGACGGCGGTACTGGTCGGAGGGATCTATTACCTGCATCAGGTGATCGGGTTTCAGCAGTGGGGGGTGATTGCCCTGGGGGTGCTGCTCGTAACCGTCGGGGTGGGAAGGATCCTGGCCAAAATCGCCCTCGATCCGCTCAGAGAACATTTTGACCATCTCGAACGCCTCTCGAAAGAGACGCTGCACGAGCTTAATCTCCCGGTGAACACCATCACCGCCAACGTAGAGATGCTTCGTAAAACGAATACCGACGAAAAAAGCCTCAAGCGGCTCGAACGGATCGAGACGGCGGCAACGATGCTCAAAGAACGGTATAATGAGCTCGATTATTTGATCAAAAAGCAGATGGAACGTGAGCGGATCGAAGCGTTCGATCTCGAATCGGCGGTTCGCGAACGGCTCGATTTTCTCCGTCCCCTCTACCCCGGGACGGCGTGGGAAGTGCGTACCGTGCCCCACAACGTGGAATGCGACCGGATAGGATTGGGAAAGGTGATCGACAATCTCGTTGAAAACGGGATCAAGTACTCTGCCCAGTCCCCCGTCATTTCGATCGTTATGGAGTCCAATACCCTCAGCATCTGCGACAGGGGAAAGGGGATGGACGAGATCACCCTGATGCGGATCTATGATCGTTATTACCAAAGCGATGATGCGATGGCGGGGTACGGGATCGGCCTGGGACTGGTCAAACGTTATTGCGACCGTCACGGCATCGGATTGCATGTCGCTTCCCGACCGGGGGAGGGGACGTGCGTCAAACTTGAATTTAAAAAAGGAGAAAAACAGAATGGATAA
- the exbB gene encoding TonB-system energizer ExbB, which yields MDNSWLTWAEQALDYGVIGILVVMSVVSLWFFIERLMTYGSIRIGDYETKEELELDLGNNVSTIATIGSNAPYVGLLGTVLGIMITFYALGDAGAVDPKKIMTGLALALKATAMGLVVAIPSIVFYNILLRKMEKIITRWEIQNKTKG from the coding sequence ATGGATAACAGTTGGCTTACGTGGGCGGAACAGGCACTTGACTACGGAGTAATCGGGATTTTGGTGGTGATGAGCGTCGTGTCGCTGTGGTTTTTTATCGAGCGTCTGATGACCTACGGGTCGATCCGCATCGGGGATTACGAGACGAAAGAGGAGCTCGAGCTGGATCTAGGCAACAACGTCAGCACCATTGCGACGATCGGATCGAACGCCCCTTACGTAGGGCTTCTGGGAACGGTTTTGGGGATTATGATCACTTTTTATGCCCTGGGAGACGCCGGTGCGGTCGATCCCAAAAAGATTATGACGGGTCTGGCATTGGCGCTAAAAGCGACGGCGATGGGTCTTGTGGTCGCGATCCCCTCGATCGTGTTCTACAATATCCTGCTGCGGAAAATGGAAAAGATCATCACCCGTTGGGAAATCCAGAACAAAACCAAAGGATAA
- a CDS encoding biopolymer transporter ExbD — protein sequence MKKMKRIDSINVIPFIDIMLVLLVMVLTTATFVKTGLIPVDLPEAKGASAEHKPSELKLTIKKDGTLWIDEKTQVSLEQFEQQVIRGGKEMTVVLYSDKEAAFQNFVGVMDVLKRLGHEQLYIVTDKK from the coding sequence ATGAAGAAAATGAAACGGATCGATTCGATCAACGTCATCCCCTTCATCGACATCATGCTGGTGTTGCTGGTGATGGTGCTTACCACCGCGACGTTCGTCAAAACGGGACTGATCCCCGTCGATCTCCCCGAAGCCAAAGGCGCTTCGGCCGAGCATAAGCCCAGCGAGCTGAAGCTTACGATCAAAAAAGACGGGACGCTGTGGATTGACGAGAAGACGCAGGTGAGCCTGGAACAGTTCGAACAACAAGTGATCCGGGGGGGCAAGGAGATGACGGTGGTCCTCTACAGCGACAAAGAGGCCGCATTCCAGAACTTTGTCGGCGTTATGGACGTTCTTAAACGTCTCGGGCACGAGCAGCTCTACATCGTCACCGACAAAAAGTAA
- a CDS encoding 2OG-Fe(II) oxygenase: MHRISNYVYARDELLGMEIPTKRLPNPYRDFPYMVLEGVLSPAECRAITESALADRDGVAAELRGKSLDTAIRKTDIHTLTPGHRAVYEACFAAVRTEIEQFFALSLGGGTDVQVLGYGPGSFYVRHSDDSSELRDSEGNTIGFRAVAPERKLTTVLFTTSYTPHPTDTDHFSGGELLFNYLCDESGNTITLRPEAGDMVVFLSNPYFSHEVLPVKEGFRLSLVQWHDAHF, from the coding sequence ATGCATCGGATCAGCAACTACGTTTACGCCCGTGACGAGCTGCTGGGGATGGAGATACCCACCAAACGTCTTCCCAACCCCTACCGCGATTTTCCCTACATGGTGCTCGAAGGGGTTCTAAGCCCCGCAGAGTGCCGTGCCATCACCGAGTCTGCGTTGGCGGACCGCGACGGGGTAGCCGCAGAACTTCGGGGAAAATCGCTCGACACGGCGATCCGTAAGACCGATATCCATACGCTGACCCCCGGCCATCGTGCGGTGTATGAGGCCTGTTTTGCCGCGGTTCGCACGGAAATTGAACAATTTTTTGCCCTCTCGCTGGGGGGTGGGACCGATGTGCAGGTCCTGGGGTATGGGCCCGGATCGTTTTACGTCCGGCACTCGGACGATTCGAGCGAACTGCGCGACAGTGAGGGGAACACGATAGGATTTCGCGCCGTCGCCCCGGAGCGGAAGCTCACGACGGTGTTGTTTACGACCTCTTACACCCCCCATCCGACCGATACGGACCACTTCAGCGGAGGAGAACTGCTTTTCAACTACCTTTGCGACGAGTCGGGAAACACGATTACGCTGCGTCCCGAAGCGGGGGATATGGTCGTGTTTCTTTCCAACCCCTATTTCTCTCATGAAGTACTTCCGGTTAAAGAGGGATTCCGCCTCTCACTCGTACAGTGGCACGATGCCCACTTTTAA
- a CDS encoding DUF475 domain-containing protein: MRYFYSSFAIMAIGLITAYFLGGLAAVYITFLLTVLEISLSFDNSVVNAKVLETMDPIWQKRFILFGIPIAVFGMRLVFPLAIVSFVTGMGMIETLQVAMNQPDEYEKVLKTTEGTIFAFGGAFLLMVFLDFFFEEKDIKWVTFVEGSRFMEKASSVNNIELITAIMVGIALGHITQDFGIVQAFMYGVLLHSLLGMLDHFLSSETVKSGIAGFVYLEVLDASFSFDGVIGAFALTSNIFIIMIGLGVGAMFVRSMTIYFVEHKTLSHFRYLEHGAHYAIGILALIMLMKITMHVSELVTGTIGIGLILIAFLHSVWENKRANESL, encoded by the coding sequence ATGCGTTACTTTTACAGTTCGTTCGCAATCATGGCCATCGGTCTGATTACGGCGTATTTTCTGGGCGGCCTGGCCGCGGTGTACATCACCTTTTTGTTGACGGTATTGGAGATTTCACTCTCGTTTGACAATTCCGTCGTCAATGCCAAGGTGCTGGAGACGATGGACCCGATTTGGCAGAAACGGTTTATCCTCTTCGGTATCCCCATCGCGGTGTTCGGAATGCGTCTGGTGTTCCCGCTGGCGATCGTGTCGTTTGTGACGGGCATGGGGATGATCGAAACCCTTCAGGTGGCGATGAATCAGCCCGATGAGTACGAAAAGGTGCTCAAAACGACCGAGGGGACGATTTTCGCGTTCGGGGGAGCGTTCTTGCTGATGGTGTTTCTGGACTTTTTCTTTGAGGAAAAGGACATCAAATGGGTGACCTTCGTCGAAGGTTCCAGATTCATGGAAAAAGCCTCCAGTGTCAACAACATCGAGCTTATCACGGCTATCATGGTCGGGATTGCGCTGGGGCACATCACGCAGGATTTCGGGATCGTTCAGGCCTTCATGTACGGTGTACTGCTGCACTCCCTGCTGGGGATGCTGGACCATTTCCTCTCTTCCGAAACGGTCAAGAGCGGGATCGCTGGCTTCGTTTACCTCGAAGTGTTGGACGCCAGTTTCAGTTTCGACGGCGTCATCGGGGCGTTTGCGCTTACCAGCAACATTTTCATCATTATGATCGGTCTTGGTGTCGGAGCGATGTTCGTGCGGAGTATGACCATCTATTTTGTCGAGCATAAAACCCTCTCGCATTTCCGCTATCTCGAACACGGCGCCCACTACGCGATCGGTATCCTCGCGCTGATCATGCTGATGAAGATTACGATGCACGTCAGCGAACTCGTGACGGGGACAATCGGAATCGGACTGATCCTGATTGCCTTTTTGCATTCCGTCTGGGAAAACAAAAGAGCCAACGAATCCCTCTAA
- the groL gene encoding chaperonin GroEL (60 kDa chaperone family; promotes refolding of misfolded polypeptides especially under stressful conditions; forms two stacked rings of heptamers to form a barrel-shaped 14mer; ends can be capped by GroES; misfolded proteins enter the barrel where they are refolded when GroES binds) yields MAKEIHFSDDARNKLAAGVQKLTDAVKVTMGPRGRNVLIQKSYGSPTITKDGVSVAKEIELKDALENMGAQLVKQVASNTADEAGDGTTTATVLANAIYQEGLRNITAGANPVEVKRGMDKALEAILENLKASSRIINDKKEIAQVATISANSDERIGAMIAEAMEKVGRDGVITVEEAKGINDELDVVEGMQFDRGYLSPYFINNSEKMTVELDHPFILLFDQKISNLKDLLPVLEQVQKSSRPLLIIAEDVEGEALATLVVNKLRGILNITAVKAPGFGDRRKAMLQDIAVLTGGQVISEEIGRTLESATIADLGNAARVVISKDNTTIVDGAGDKAMVEARIKEIRTQIEATTSEYDKEKLQERLAKLAGGVAVIKVGAATETEMKEKKDRVDDALSATKAAVEEGIVIGGGAALIRAAAKVNLDLAGDQKIGCEIILRAIKAPVKQIADNAGYDAGVVVNTIATATSENIGFNAATGEYVDMFEAGIIDPLKVERVALTNAVSVSSLLLTTEATIHEIKEDKPAMPDMGGMGGMPGMM; encoded by the coding sequence ATGGCAAAAGAAATCCATTTTTCCGATGACGCGCGCAACAAACTTGCCGCAGGCGTCCAAAAACTCACCGATGCCGTAAAAGTGACCATGGGGCCGCGCGGCCGTAATGTCCTGATCCAGAAAAGCTACGGTTCGCCCACCATCACCAAAGACGGCGTATCGGTCGCCAAAGAGATCGAGCTCAAAGACGCGCTCGAAAACATGGGGGCGCAGTTGGTGAAACAAGTCGCATCCAACACCGCCGACGAAGCGGGTGACGGTACCACCACCGCAACCGTTCTGGCCAACGCGATTTACCAGGAGGGACTCCGCAACATCACTGCGGGTGCCAACCCCGTCGAAGTCAAACGGGGGATGGACAAAGCGCTCGAAGCGATTCTGGAGAACCTTAAAGCGTCCAGCCGTATCATCAACGATAAAAAAGAGATCGCGCAAGTCGCTACCATCTCAGCCAACTCCGATGAGCGCATCGGTGCGATGATCGCCGAAGCGATGGAAAAAGTGGGCCGCGACGGTGTCATCACCGTTGAAGAGGCCAAAGGGATCAACGACGAACTCGATGTCGTCGAGGGTATGCAGTTCGATCGCGGCTACCTGAGCCCCTATTTCATCAACAACTCCGAAAAAATGACCGTAGAGCTGGATCATCCGTTTATCCTCCTCTTCGATCAGAAAATTTCGAACCTCAAAGACCTTCTACCGGTTCTTGAACAGGTTCAGAAAAGCTCGCGCCCGCTGCTTATCATTGCCGAAGACGTCGAAGGGGAAGCCCTCGCGACCCTGGTCGTCAACAAACTCCGCGGTATTCTCAACATCACCGCGGTCAAAGCTCCGGGATTCGGCGATCGCCGCAAAGCGATGCTGCAGGATATTGCGGTCCTCACGGGCGGTCAGGTGATCAGCGAAGAGATCGGACGCACACTCGAGAGCGCTACGATCGCCGACCTTGGTAACGCCGCGCGCGTCGTCATCAGCAAAGACAACACGACGATCGTCGACGGTGCGGGAGACAAAGCGATGGTCGAAGCGCGCATCAAGGAGATCCGTACCCAGATCGAAGCGACCACCAGCGAATACGACAAAGAAAAACTCCAGGAACGTCTGGCGAAACTGGCGGGCGGCGTAGCGGTCATCAAAGTCGGTGCCGCGACCGAAACCGAAATGAAAGAGAAAAAAGACCGCGTCGACGACGCCCTCTCTGCGACCAAAGCGGCCGTTGAAGAAGGGATCGTCATCGGAGGCGGTGCGGCCCTGATCCGTGCGGCGGCCAAAGTCAACCTCGATCTTGCCGGGGATCAGAAAATCGGATGCGAAATCATCCTCCGCGCGATCAAGGCTCCGGTCAAACAGATCGCCGACAATGCGGGATACGACGCGGGTGTCGTCGTCAACACGATCGCGACCGCTACGAGCGAAAACATCGGCTTCAACGCCGCGACCGGCGAATACGTCGACATGTTCGAAGCGGGTATCATCGATCCGCTTAAAGTGGAGCGCGTAGCTCTCACCAACGCGGTATCGGTCTCCAGTCTCCTCCTGACCACCGAAGCGACGATCCACGAGATCAAAGAAGACAAACCTGCCATGCCGGACATGGGCGGCATGGGCGGAATGCCGGGTATGATGTGA
- the groES gene encoding co-chaperone GroES yields the protein MNFQPLGNRVLVERLEEATKTASGIIIPDNAKEKPSQGTVVAVSSQVENVSTGDTVVFGKYAGNELTLEGKTYLVIDADDLLGIIK from the coding sequence ATGAACTTCCAACCACTTGGAAACCGTGTATTGGTTGAGCGCCTCGAAGAGGCCACCAAAACCGCTTCGGGAATCATCATCCCCGACAACGCAAAAGAGAAACCTTCTCAGGGAACCGTCGTTGCCGTAAGTAGCCAGGTCGAAAACGTTTCTACAGGTGATACCGTCGTTTTCGGGAAATATGCCGGCAATGAACTGACTCTGGAAGGTAAAACGTACCTCGTAATCGATGCAGACGATCTGCTTGGAATCATCAAATAA
- a CDS encoding integrase arm-type DNA-binding domain-containing protein: MARKVVPLTDTEIKKAKPAEKDYKLFDGGGLFLLIKPTGGKLWRLKYLFEGKEKLISLGTYPETTLAEARAKRDEYKREIAKGIDPSAERKESKAKIEEKVMEEQAAIEGQFHRVAYEWLNSLNNDESTHNKRVSSFEKDIFPYLCTYNERHSIISSKHIKDITHPELLKIIKTKEKTAPEVAIRRFRDCNRLWRYAINHGYTESNITDRISSDAFAPRQEKHFAKITDEKILGELLRGIEDYKGEGGVIVRNILRFVSIMPLRADNLCKLRWDQVDFEKSIITISRSEMKVKDQNLPDFVLPLPRQAINILKEVREITGWGQWVFHGVRNNLTHANKESGNKALRSLGFIDEVNGRKQTLHSFRGTFRSLSETHAKEHGVSFEVRERVLDHHEENKVIRAYTHKADYTEQMRELMQWWADFLDQTKVSK; this comes from the coding sequence TTGGCTCGCAAAGTTGTACCCCTAACCGATACCGAAATAAAAAAGGCAAAACCAGCCGAAAAAGATTATAAACTCTTTGATGGCGGCGGGTTATTTTTGCTTATTAAACCAACCGGTGGTAAGTTATGGCGTCTAAAATATCTCTTTGAGGGGAAAGAAAAACTCATCTCGTTAGGAACATACCCCGAAACGACGTTGGCGGAAGCGAGAGCCAAACGGGACGAATACAAACGAGAAATCGCCAAAGGGATAGACCCATCCGCAGAGCGCAAAGAATCAAAAGCGAAAATCGAAGAAAAAGTGATGGAAGAACAAGCCGCCATAGAGGGGCAATTTCATCGTGTGGCATATGAATGGCTCAACTCATTAAACAATGATGAGAGTACGCATAATAAGCGTGTTTCATCGTTTGAAAAAGATATCTTTCCCTACCTATGTACTTATAACGAACGACATTCCATTATCTCGTCGAAGCATATTAAGGACATCACCCATCCTGAACTACTGAAAATCATTAAGACAAAAGAGAAAACGGCTCCAGAAGTAGCTATCCGCCGCTTTAGAGACTGTAACCGGCTGTGGAGATATGCGATCAATCATGGTTACACTGAAAGCAATATCACTGATCGAATCAGCAGCGATGCATTCGCTCCACGGCAAGAGAAACACTTTGCAAAGATCACGGATGAAAAAATCTTAGGAGAGCTTTTGAGAGGCATAGAGGATTATAAAGGTGAGGGAGGCGTGATTGTACGAAATATTCTCCGTTTTGTCTCTATCATGCCTTTACGTGCTGATAATCTATGTAAATTACGATGGGATCAGGTTGATTTTGAAAAATCGATCATTACGATATCCCGATCCGAGATGAAAGTTAAAGATCAAAATCTACCCGACTTTGTATTACCGCTCCCGAGACAAGCGATCAATATCCTCAAAGAAGTAAGAGAAATCACGGGATGGGGACAATGGGTATTTCATGGAGTACGCAACAATCTTACCCATGCGAATAAAGAGAGCGGGAATAAAGCGTTGAGATCATTGGGATTTATTGACGAAGTAAACGGGCGCAAACAAACGCTGCATAGTTTTCGAGGTACTTTTCGATCACTTAGCGAAACACATGCTAAAGAGCATGGCGTGAGCTTTGAAGTACGGGAACGTGTGCTAGATCACCATGAAGAAAATAAAGTCATTAGAGCCTATACCCATAAAGCGGATTACACTGAGCAGATGAGAGAACTGATGCAATGGTGGGCGGATTTTTTGGATCAAACAAAGGTGAGTAAATAA
- a CDS encoding helix-turn-helix domain-containing protein produces MPKAEQKVEIQQFMQVDNQQLKDRQFLRDKQAAAWLGIGCSTVWMYVRQGKLKSIKLSPKVTVFAITDLEAFVQSRMNIA; encoded by the coding sequence ATGCCAAAGGCAGAACAAAAAGTAGAAATACAACAATTTATGCAGGTGGATAATCAGCAGTTAAAAGACAGACAATTTCTAAGAGATAAACAAGCGGCTGCATGGTTAGGGATTGGATGTTCAACTGTGTGGATGTATGTCCGGCAAGGAAAGCTTAAATCAATCAAATTGTCTCCAAAGGTAACCGTTTTTGCAATAACGGATTTAGAAGCATTTGTTCAGAGTCGAATGAATATAGCATGA
- the trbL gene encoding P-type conjugative transfer protein TrbL: MKRSLLILLLILPTFAFAGIDANNNAQTILQTFIAASKQWTAAIKPAGMYLFGAFAAIDMVITFGFIALKGTEIGEIFGELIRKIMWIGFFLALFKTAEWLTMIPESFSELALKASGMSIQPDTILESAMRLVEAVWNGAGVLDIDGWAALFAGVICLVAFALMAAQLFVVLVKIQAIIAGSYLIFAFGGLSYTRNMAINPLKALFAAGMELMFIKLFLALTISSMEGFENNASHDMQTAMIVIAVSVLLASVVSMIPGIVNSLMSGSLGGNSTSGLAVAAAAAGGAIAGTAALGKNSAGMSDAYKSAKALAAAGEGTTFSNLTKAIQQDMSHTIRGKNDRDTTSSGSRAADKMTQQVKSMEEANASSYTNGISPSAFNE, from the coding sequence GTGAAGAGATCTCTTTTAATCCTCTTGCTGATACTGCCGACGTTCGCGTTTGCCGGGATCGATGCGAACAACAACGCACAGACGATCTTACAAACGTTCATTGCTGCTTCGAAACAATGGACGGCAGCGATCAAACCGGCAGGGATGTATCTGTTCGGCGCGTTCGCAGCCATCGACATGGTGATAACGTTCGGTTTCATTGCATTAAAGGGGACAGAAATTGGTGAGATCTTCGGTGAACTCATAAGAAAGATCATGTGGATCGGTTTTTTCCTGGCGTTATTTAAAACTGCAGAATGGTTGACCATGATCCCCGAATCATTCTCGGAGCTTGCACTCAAAGCATCGGGAATGAGTATTCAACCTGACACGATCCTGGAATCGGCAATGCGACTTGTCGAAGCAGTTTGGAACGGTGCGGGTGTTCTCGATATCGACGGATGGGCTGCACTGTTTGCAGGGGTCATCTGCCTGGTTGCATTCGCTTTGATGGCAGCGCAGCTGTTCGTCGTCCTGGTGAAGATCCAGGCCATTATCGCCGGATCGTATCTGATCTTCGCGTTTGGTGGTCTTTCTTATACCCGGAACATGGCGATCAATCCACTTAAAGCCCTTTTCGCGGCCGGCATGGAGCTAATGTTCATCAAGTTGTTTTTGGCGCTCACCATTTCATCGATGGAAGGGTTTGAAAACAACGCATCGCACGATATGCAAACCGCGATGATCGTCATTGCGGTTTCGGTGCTGCTTGCATCGGTCGTAAGCATGATCCCCGGCATCGTCAATTCACTCATGAGCGGATCGCTTGGTGGTAATTCAACATCCGGGCTTGCGGTCGCGGCCGCAGCTGCCGGTGGAGCTATTGCAGGTACTGCCGCACTAGGAAAAAACTCTGCCGGTATGTCGGACGCATATAAATCGGCCAAGGCGCTTGCCGCTGCCGGTGAAGGAACGACGTTTAGCAATCTTACCAAAGCAATCCAGCAAGACATGTCCCATACTATTCGCGGAAAAAATGATCGGGATACTACTTCGAGTGGATCTCGCGCAGCGGATAAGATGACGCAGCAAGTAAAGAGCATGGAAGAAGCGAATGCTTCATCCTATACGAACGGTATTTCTCCGTCGGCATTTAATGAGTAA
- a CDS encoding DNA transfer protein produces MPPKKVKSPDELRQKMIGVKANQSEYDAIHEQAKRFGLSAPEFMRSVSMNYPIRSVIDEKAVADLLKTNADLGRLGGLLKMWLTRNGGDKDDFSAKRSYKDIDELVDEIEVAQKILKAQALKIMGVSDDR; encoded by the coding sequence GTGCCACCGAAAAAAGTCAAATCCCCGGACGAATTACGCCAAAAAATGATTGGTGTAAAAGCGAACCAGTCAGAATACGATGCGATACATGAACAGGCAAAACGATTCGGATTGTCTGCGCCGGAGTTTATGAGATCCGTTTCGATGAATTATCCGATCCGGTCGGTCATCGATGAAAAAGCGGTAGCGGATCTTCTTAAAACAAATGCGGATCTGGGACGGCTCGGTGGACTTTTAAAAATGTGGCTCACCCGGAATGGGGGAGACAAAGACGATTTCAGTGCCAAGAGATCCTACAAAGACATCGATGAACTGGTGGACGAGATCGAGGTTGCGCAAAAGATTCTAAAAGCCCAGGCATTAAAAATCATGGGAGTATCGGATGATCGTTAA